A single Iodidimonas sp. SYSU 1G8 DNA region contains:
- a CDS encoding TonB-dependent receptor, which produces MNHRHGESRRRFRLRHLLCAAAPVALIGAASPALAQIDEIVVQARGQEESVRDIPVAITAVGQEQMEKFSLTSLQDVAANTPQLSIVRGSSGSGASISIRGVGSTYTSIGIEQSVAVILDGVYYPQGRVIDEGMFDVSQVAILKGPQALYFGKNATAGALAITTNDPGNEFEALARVGYEFEQQRLVGEAMVSVPVTDKVGVRLALRGTKMFGGYIENNAADTTYTTRDRANGNLATVHQNPASSEKQYPGTESLYGRLTVKGTPSDRFTYTLKGSFADVYNNSPTGHFERWRCPTLNGVPHLNVGGVPVPNAQAECKGDWKHANNPIPGTLAASNPLLGRFGGELGDKYKSYGITGNFNLDMDYVDLTAIVNYHNQKNAWVGDHDGGGSTTTMAAERNSFENISTEVRAVTKLDEPLNFVLGFYYQNTTRNFLQDVIFAGAEDSSVAPEYRYTAYRKLSATDGETASVYAEMIWDITDEWQLTGGARYLHETKRSFFEQPYVNGNLVGIFEPNTRLNSDLAFNDVSPEATLRWQPTSDLTLYVAYKQGFKSGGFSNSGIYSASSIDPREDFEFQPEGVEGFEGGVKTSFFNGSLDFELEGYYYKFKNLQLDFFNSPTFAYQTENAGSAKTTGAEMQATWRPDGIDGLTFSGSLAYNIGKYIDFEAPCYAGQTPAQGCNIFAGYALPTKQELGGHPRSSAPKWSGSLMADYETPVGNGLVLGVSGNVQFKSKYFLSAFGNPFDVQKSYATLDAAIRLGTEDGAWQLAVIGKNLTNKYAMLVSSEVPGTGGLTGTPGGFVADRYGVSTLPRTIEIQLTWRY; this is translated from the coding sequence ATGAATCATCGCCACGGCGAAAGCCGTCGTCGTTTCAGACTCCGTCACCTGCTGTGCGCGGCCGCTCCGGTCGCGCTGATCGGCGCCGCCTCGCCGGCGCTGGCCCAGATCGACGAGATCGTCGTCCAGGCCCGCGGCCAGGAAGAATCGGTGCGCGACATTCCGGTCGCCATCACCGCCGTCGGCCAGGAGCAGATGGAGAAGTTCAGCCTGACCAGCCTGCAGGACGTGGCCGCCAACACGCCGCAGCTCTCGATCGTGCGCGGCAGCAGCGGCAGCGGCGCCAGCATCAGCATCCGCGGCGTCGGTTCGACCTACACCAGCATCGGCATCGAACAGTCGGTCGCGGTGATCCTGGACGGCGTCTACTATCCGCAGGGCCGCGTCATCGATGAAGGCATGTTCGACGTCAGCCAGGTCGCGATCCTGAAGGGTCCGCAGGCGCTGTATTTCGGCAAGAACGCCACCGCCGGCGCGCTGGCCATCACCACCAACGATCCGGGCAACGAGTTCGAGGCGCTGGCGCGCGTCGGCTACGAGTTCGAGCAGCAGCGCCTGGTCGGCGAGGCCATGGTCTCGGTGCCGGTCACCGACAAGGTCGGCGTCCGCCTCGCCCTGCGCGGCACCAAGATGTTCGGCGGCTACATCGAGAACAACGCGGCCGACACCACCTACACCACCCGCGACCGCGCCAACGGCAATCTGGCGACCGTGCACCAGAACCCGGCCTCGTCCGAGAAGCAGTATCCGGGCACCGAGTCGCTGTATGGCCGCCTGACCGTGAAGGGCACGCCCAGCGACCGCTTCACCTATACCCTCAAGGGCTCGTTCGCCGACGTCTACAACAACTCGCCGACCGGCCATTTCGAGCGCTGGCGCTGCCCGACCCTGAACGGCGTGCCGCACCTCAACGTGGGCGGCGTTCCCGTGCCGAACGCGCAGGCCGAGTGCAAGGGCGACTGGAAGCACGCCAACAACCCGATCCCGGGCACGCTGGCCGCCTCCAACCCGCTGCTGGGCCGTTTCGGCGGCGAGCTGGGCGACAAGTACAAGTCGTACGGCATTACCGGCAATTTCAACCTGGACATGGACTATGTGGACCTCACGGCCATCGTGAACTACCACAACCAGAAGAACGCCTGGGTCGGCGATCATGATGGCGGCGGCTCCACCACCACCATGGCGGCCGAGCGCAACTCGTTCGAGAACATCTCGACCGAAGTGCGCGCGGTGACCAAGCTGGACGAGCCGCTGAACTTCGTGCTCGGCTTCTACTACCAGAACACCACCCGCAACTTCCTGCAGGACGTCATCTTCGCCGGCGCCGAGGACAGCTCGGTCGCGCCGGAATACCGCTACACGGCCTACCGCAAGCTGTCGGCCACCGATGGCGAGACCGCGTCGGTCTATGCGGAAATGATCTGGGACATCACGGACGAGTGGCAGCTGACGGGCGGCGCGCGCTACCTGCACGAGACCAAGCGCTCGTTCTTCGAGCAGCCCTATGTGAACGGCAACCTGGTCGGCATCTTCGAGCCGAACACGCGCCTGAACTCGGACCTGGCGTTCAACGACGTCTCGCCGGAAGCGACGCTGCGCTGGCAGCCGACCTCGGATCTGACCCTGTACGTGGCCTACAAGCAGGGCTTCAAGTCGGGCGGCTTCTCCAATTCGGGCATCTACAGCGCCAGCTCGATCGACCCGCGCGAGGATTTCGAGTTCCAGCCGGAAGGCGTCGAGGGCTTCGAGGGCGGCGTGAAGACCTCGTTCTTCAACGGCAGCCTCGATTTCGAACTGGAAGGTTACTACTACAAGTTCAAGAACCTGCAGCTCGACTTCTTCAACTCGCCGACCTTCGCCTACCAGACCGAGAACGCCGGCAGCGCCAAGACCACCGGCGCGGAAATGCAGGCGACCTGGCGTCCGGACGGCATCGACGGCCTGACGTTCAGCGGCTCGCTGGCCTACAACATCGGCAAGTACATCGACTTCGAGGCGCCCTGCTACGCCGGCCAGACTCCGGCCCAGGGCTGCAACATCTTCGCCGGCTATGCGCTGCCGACGAAGCAGGAGCTGGGCGGTCACCCGCGCTCGTCCGCGCCGAAATGGTCGGGCTCGCTGATGGCCGACTATGAAACCCCGGTCGGCAACGGCCTGGTGCTGGGCGTCTCGGGCAACGTGCAGTTCAAGAGCAAGTATTTCCTCAGCGCGTTCGGCAATCCGTTCGACGTGCAGAAGAGCTACGCCACGCTCGACGCCGCCATCCGCCTGGGCACCGAGGACGGCGCCTGGCAGCTGGCCGTCATCGGCAAGAACCTGACCAACAAGTACGCCATGCTGGTCTCCAGCGAAGTACCGGGCACGGGCGGCCTCACCGGCACCCCGGGCGGCTTCGTCGCCGACCGTTACGGCGTCTCCACCCTGCCACGCACCATCGAGATCCAGCTGACCTGGCGCTACTAA
- the ykgO gene encoding type B 50S ribosomal protein L36, whose product MKIKNSLKSLKARHRDCRVIRRKGRVYVINKTQKRYKARQG is encoded by the coding sequence ATGAAGATCAAGAACTCACTGAAGTCGCTGAAGGCGCGCCACCGCGATTGCCGCGTGATCCGTCGCAAGGGCCGGGTCTACGTCATCAACAAGACGCAGAAGCGCTACAAGGCACGCCAGGGCTGA